From Pyrenophora tritici-repentis strain M4 chromosome 1, whole genome shotgun sequence, the proteins below share one genomic window:
- a CDS encoding Fungal-trans-2 multi-domain protein gives MERDRRLTKALEAAGDALQHLSMSPDFGCLDYTHIDRLLARVVDLPTEGSQRNSRRNLLVIRQWMVTEGPAVILLEVLGQTYWRLSELNSTQFEKFKTSLQQQQPYTSLVQNHNAIMLVIQRIRHIQRSKADACDDFLCELTNGIGTKVDSPMVGLDTFGASPCSPARSICSQDSSPSQETCFTGLIKYLPSSPTTAGGLEQILIDFYVKGICPGRTVSTQSNAYTSLLQVADTCPSTRHALLSLSASYIGEHFPGEKDTYHQAELYYSTQALKALAAQISEGQNYEGALATSMILMHHGMINQEDSPLCWSCHANIFNTIPPEAVDHHSSPALFMRAQLILARTAQSSRQLQNTRQHLFETTNWLETTTLTEASKISGTLGVSPQLVSLISSITLPPTNPPVPDKLAYAQLQEIQLHNLKQWTVEPDSTGKDVLLATAECFRLAALIYLRCRIYGYTRTHPSVTSLSAALHSLVLSLPVKGPFYTAIYPVWPLFIAAVTTDADRREVLYQRVVPIREGDKNTLPAVLKWVSELRVWLARLDGVGCRQEGWWDEMVSLRVGKMGRGGGLLCLG, from the exons ATGGAGAGAGATAGACGACTCACCAAGGCTCTGGAAGCGGCCGGTGATGCTCTGCAGCATCTTTCAATGTCACCAGACTTCGGGTGCCTAGACTACACACACATCGACAGGCTGCTCGCGCGAGTCGTTGATCTGCCAACCGAGGGTAGCCAGAGAAACAGCAGGAGGAACTTGCTAGTTATCCGACAATGGATGGTCACTGAAGGCCCTGCTGTCATTCTATTGGAAGTCCTTGGACAGACGTATTGGCGGCTGAGCGAGCTCAACAGCACTCAGTTTGAGAAATTCAAAACGTCACTTCAACAGCAGCAACCTTATACGTCTTTAGTGCAGAACCACAACGCGATAATGCTGGTAATTCAGCGCATTCGACACATCCAGAGATCTAAAGCGGATGCGTGTGACGACTTTCTGTGCGAGCTGACAAATGGCATCGGTACGAAAG TGGATTCCCCGATGGTCGGTTTGGATACTTTTGGAGCAAGTCCATGTAGTCCGGCGCGGTCTATTTGTTCCCAGGACAGCAGTCCATCACAGGAGACATGTTTCACAGGTCTCATCAAGTACCTCCCATCAAGCCCAACGACCGCCGGAGGCCTGGAACAGATTCTTATAGACTTCTACGTCAAGGGTATCTGCCCAGGTCGAACTGTTTCAACGCAATCGAACGCATACACGTCACTTCTGCAAGTAGCAGATACCTGCCCGAGTACACGGCACGCTCTGCTCAGTCTCTCAGCTTCTTATATAGGCGAACATTTCCCGGGAGAAAAGGACACCTATCACCAAGCGGAATTATACTACTCCACACAAGCTCTCAAGGCTTTGGCGGCACAAATCAGCGAAGGACAAAACTATGAGGGTGCGCTCGCTACTAGCATGATATTGATGCATCACGGCATGATCAACCAAGAAGACTCACCCCTGTGCTGGTCATGCCACGCCAACATATTCAACACAATTCCCCCCGAGGCGGTAGACCACCACTCCAGCCCTGCCCTCTTCATGCGCGCCCAACTCATCCTCGCCCGCACCGCACAATCATCTCGTCAGCTACAAAACACACGCCAACATTTATTCGAAACAACAAACTGGCTCGAAACTACAACACTAACCGAAGCGTCAAAGATCTCCGGCACTCTAGGCGTCTCCCCGCAACTCGtctccctcatctcatccataACCCTCCCCCCAACAAATCCACCCGTCCCAGACAAACTCGCATACGCCCAGCTGCAAGAAATCCAGCTCCACAACCTCAAACAGTGGACTGTGGAACCAGATAGCACCGGGAAAGACGTTTTACTTGCTACGGCTGAGTGCTTCCGTTTAGCAGCCCTCATTTACCTCCGCTGTCGCATCTACGGATACACCCGCACTCACCCCTCTGTTACTTCTCTGTCAGCTGCCTTGCACAGTCTAGTCCTCTCACTGCCAGTCAAAGGCCCTTTTTACACGGCCATATACCCTGTTTGGCCGCTCTTCATCGCCGCTGTGACGACGGATGCTGACAGGAGAGAAGTGCTATACCAGCGCGTTGTGCCGATCAGAGAAGGAGATAAGAACACGCTTCCGGCAGTGTTGAAATGGGTTAGTGAGTTGAGGGTTTGGCTTGCTAGGCTGGATGGTGTGGGGTGTAGGCAGGAAGGGTGGTGGGATGAGATGGTTAGTTTGAGGGTGGGTAAAATGGGGAGAGGTGGGGGACTGTTGTGTTTGGGGTAA
- a CDS encoding Peroxidase-2 domain containing protein — protein sequence MRVQSTTFTALLSVAAVNAQGSFTEWHPAGAGDSRGPCPGLNTLANHGFLPHNGRNFTLDIVKKGLRDSFNFTDALTEILFKAAITTNPVAGAQTFGLDTLSTHNILEHDASLSRCDKFFCEDFISFNATVFAKTKADWTGDNVDVQMAANARINRINESKKNNPDFKFSAVATQASASEGAAYLLGFGDRATSTAKKELLVYFFENERLPVELGWKTPSQEITPTDLGSFTAAIIKATPAQAARRDGMVAKHF from the coding sequence ATGCGTGTTCAATCTACAACCTTCACCGCGCTCCTGAGTGTTGCTGCCGTCAACGCCCAAGGCTCTTTCACAGAGTGGCACCCAGCTGGCGCAGGTGACTCGCGCGGTCCTTGCCCCGGTTTAAACACACTCGCGAACCACGGATTCCTTCCCCACAATGGTCGCAACTTCACCCTTGACATCGTCAAGAAAGGACTCAGGGACAGCTTCAACTTCACCGATGCTCTCACGGAGATCCTGTTCAAGGCCGCCATCACAACGAACCCGGTAGCCGGTGCTCAGACCTTTGGACTCGACACTCTAAGCACACACAACATCCTGGAGCACGATGCCAGTTTGAGCCGCTGCGACAAGTTCTTCTGCGAGGACTTCATCTCTTTCAACGCCACTGTGTTCGCGAAGACCAAGGCTGATTGGACCGGTGACAACGTCGACGTCCAGATGGCTGCCAACGCCCGTATCAACCGCATCAACGAATCCAAGAAGAACAACCCCGACTTTAAATTTTCGGCAGTAGCCACCCAGGCCAGTGCCAGCGAAGGCGCAGCATACTTGCTGGGATTTGGAGATAGGGCGACCAGCACAGCTAAGAAGGAGCTTCTAGTATATTTCTTCGAGAACGAGCGTCTACCTGTTGAGCTGGGTTGGAAGACTCCTAGCCAGGAGATTACGCCTACCGACCTTGGATCTTTCACTGCTGCAATCATCAAGGCCACTCCTGCCCAGGCAGCGCGTAGGGATGGTATGGTTGCAAAGCATTTTTAG
- a CDS encoding DUF3321 multi-domain protein: protein MAVKKRQKTLSHGRPPISKPKERMTSERSRTIIRTHHRLQKEHAAALKKVEWLQESHVLDPKARGRSRTTGEPELRCLEVGALSTTNEISKYASVIQMTRIDLNSQGSGIEKQDFMERPLPTTDDERFDIISLSLVLNYVPDAVGRGEMLKRIPEFLRKGAVKTDEPTSALPALFFVLPLPCVDNSRYLDEELLLQIMRNLGFTMRYSKNTSKLCYFLFTLSLEPAITKAEKRKIRDGPGMNNFCVVVE, encoded by the exons ATGGCTGTCAAAAAGCGCCAAAAGACTCTGTCGCATGGTCGACCGCCGATCAGCAAGCCCAAAGAGCGCATGACCTCTGAGCGATCCAGGACCATCATCCGCACACATCACCGCCTGCAAAAGGAGCATGCAGCAGCTTTGAAGAAGG TCGAATGGTTACAGGAGTCGCATGTGTTGGACCCCAAAGCGCGAGGTCGCAGTCGTACTACTGGAGAACCTGAACTGAGGTGCCTTGAAGTTGGAGCGCTGTCAACCACCAACGAGATCTCCAAGTATGCAAGCGTCATCCAGATGACAAGGATCGACCTGAACAGCCAAGGCTCGGGCATTGAAAAGCAAGACTTTATGGAGCGGCCACTTCCAACAACCGATGACGAACGTTTCGACATTATCTCGTTGTCACTAGTACTCAACTATGTGCCCGATGCTGTTGGACGGGGCGAGATGCTCAAGCGCATTCCGGAGTTTCTGAGGAAAGGCGCTGTGAAAACTGACGAACCTACCTCAGCCCTACCAGCACTGTTCTTTGTCCTACCATTGCCATGTGTCGACAACTCGCGCTATCTGGATGAAGAGCTCCTTTTGCAGATCATGCGTAACCTTGGCTTTACCATGCGATACAGCAAAAACACCTCGAAACTGTGTTACTTTCTGTTTACACTCTCACTGGAGCCAGCCATCACAAAGGCTGAAAAGAGAAAGATCAGGGACGGGCCAGGCATGAACAACTTTTGTGTCGTTGTAGAGTGA
- a CDS encoding 60S ribosomal protein uL23, whose protein sequence is MGPKPASKTATKTGKQANAAAKAALRGSYANKKRAIRKNTSFHRPKTLELSRAGKYPRKSVPHAPRMDAEKVLIHPLNTESAMKKIEENNTLVFICNVKANKRQIAAALKKQYDVSCVKINTLIRPDGSKKAFCRLTADVDALDIAATKLAIV, encoded by the exons ATGGGACCCAAGCCAGCCTCCAAGA CCGCTACCAAGACCGGCAAGCAAGCCAATGCTGCCGCCAAAGCAGCCCTCCGCGGC TCGTATGCGAACAAGAAGCGCGCGATCAGGAAGAACACCAGCTTCCACCG CCCCAAGACCCTCGAGCTCTCGCGCGCCGGCAAGTACCCCCGCAAGTCGGTCCCCCATGCGCCTCGCATGGATGCGGAGAAGGTCCTCATCCATCCTCTCAACACCGAGTCGGCCATGAAGAAGATTGAGGAGAACAACACCCTCGTCTTCATCTGCAACGTCAAGGCCAACAAGCGCCAAATCGCCGCCGCACTCAAGAAGCAGTACGACGTCAGCTGCGTCAAGATCAACACCCTCATCCGACCTGACGGCTCAAAGAAGGCTTTCTGCCGCCTCACCGCCGATGTCGACGCTCTCGACATTGCGGCCACCAAGCTTGCCATCGTTTAA
- a CDS encoding zf-Tim10-DDP domain containing protein, translated as MDSLGGGLGNLDLTKLSDRDKQELQQFAMNEQQKARIQSSIHSLTDTCFRKCIPAGTVKAGKLDKYEEPCMRQCVDRFLDANMVVLKELERLRQ; from the exons ATGGACTCCCTTGGCGGCGGCCTCGGCAACCTTGACCTAACCAAGCTCTCGGACCGCGACAAGCAAGAACTCCAACAATTCGCCATGAACGAGCAACAAAAAGCTAGGATTCAATCTT CGATACATTCCCTCACCGATACCTGTTTCCGCAAGTGTATACCCGCGGGCACTGTCAAGGCTGGAAAGTTGGACAAGTACGAGGAGCCGTGTATGCGACAGTGTGTGGATCGGTTTTTGGATGCGAATATGGTTGTGTTGAAGGAGTTGGAGAGGTTGAGGCAGTAG
- a CDS encoding SdaC, Amino acid permease, whose product MDIRGKQPSTWDAYEGVSRTSVDSDTESHVQWDELERRPSGASNAGTGRWSGTVGELRRRRSSIGQQFGALGDAGGVNSINNFARSWQRAAGFFEITPRSALRNALQNEGRRASDNAVADEEQGATERMPLLPGAVENRLRERGSSIFQIEPSLSSPFGASYGTQYGSLASRVNESSMRHAGRLFTEQQLKGVAEPEQEREPLLVKQVEEDGHIINVVVGQSTLPQTIFNSVNVLVGVGLLTLPLAFKYSGWLIGMVFLLWSAIVTGYTAKLLAKCLDVDGSLITFADLAYVSYGTKARVAVSILFSLELLAACVALVVLFADSMDALIPGWDVFQWKIVCGLILIPLSFLPLRFLSFTSILGVMSCFGITAAIWIDGLVKPDAPGSIRQPTTQYLFPENWMTIPLSIGLLMSPWGGHSVFPNIYRDMRHPYKYRKAVNVTYGFTYLIDVGMACAGILMFGDNVREEVTSNIFLTAGFPKGISVFIAICIAIIPLTKIPLNARPIVSTLEVLFGLDTRSLAMSTSMDGMSGLTRGILKVSQGLSRPFHKLLVPPTILCGGSVFPQINTMSPSITYLIVAGLAFLATSECAFDALVNLIASSNLTRTALVSDDESHGLVLVADNDLWTLAVARGAKLLQGMKASDTEAATLYGLGTTAESPFDGDLIDELREWGYNDDNDALAKQADPECNFDSRDGHMLAKAFRELKIGTKSKNKGGPNQCFLIEHFDGPAVKKGDGGQLPAKTDQRYDVCGKEYKVTNAEHSIGANAESGALYVMQISSAAKAARQLWKRAPLVEELPAIRSVSDIAWAFWNRVHQDGGLDNIKYLFFMMIINKETNQYVKRALDTLSPPKEEADGWAGNDFAMDTDEGKALLGSPVGRWAGYFLLQHKRQLGGNKYISKVRVFKSEKEGSSPYFLFYVEGPAAMAEKREERNEPEIQNRNEEPKIVGRSVDGKHIIREHVVRARL is encoded by the exons ATGGACATCAGAGGGAAGCAGCCATCGACATGGGACGCGTACGAGGGCGTGAGCCGAACATCAGTCGACTCGGACACGGAGAGCCATGTACAGTGGGATGAGCTGGAGAGACGACCTAGCGGCGCGAGCAATGCAGGCACGGGGCGATGGTCAGGCACCGTTGGAGAGTTACGGAGACGCAG GTCTTCCATAGGACAGCAGTTTGGCGCGTTGGGTGACGCGGGCGGCGTTAACAGTATCAACAACTTTGCACGATCATGGCAGCGCGCGGCAGGCTTCTTCGAGATCACGCCG CGGTCGGCCCTGCGGAATGCGCTGCAGAACGAGGGAAGGCGCGCATCCGACAATGCAGTCGCCGATGAGGAGCAGGGCGCAACCGAGCGTatgccgctgctgccaggTGCTGTCGAAAACCGCTTGAGAGAGAGGGGGTCGAGCATATTCCAGATTGAGCCGTCGCTCTCGTCGCCATTTGGAGCCAGCTACGGCACTCAGTACGGCAGTCTGGCTTCGCGCGTCAACGAATCTTCAATGCGCCATGCCGGCCGACTCTTCACAGAGCAGCAGCTCAAGGGCGTTGCAGAGCCAGAACAGGAGCGCGAACCGCTTCTTGTAAAGCAAGTCGAGGAAGATGGGCATATCATCAACGTCGTTGTCGGCCAGTCGACCCTTCCGCAAACCATCTTCAACTCAGTCAACGTCCTGGTGGGTGTGGGACTGCTCACACTACCTCTGGCCTTCAAGTACTCTGGCTGGTTGATTGGCATGGTGTTTCTTCTATGGTCGGCCATTGTCACAGGCTACACTGCAAAACTGCTCGCCAAGTGCCTGGATGTCGACGGCTCTTTGATCACATTCGCCGATCTCGCATACGTCTCCTACGGAACAAAGGCTCGAGTAGCTGTGAGCATCTTGTTCTCTCTCGAATTGCTAGCAGCATGTGTTGCCCTTGTAGTTCTTTTTGCCGACAGCATGGATGCCCTAATTCCAGGTTGGGACGTTTTCCAGTGGAAGATTGTGTGTGGCTTGATTCTGATACCGTTGAGCTTCCTACCGCTCCGTTTCTTGTCATTCACATCTATTTTGGGTGTCATGTCTTGCTTTGGAA TTACCGCCGCTATTTGGATCGATGGTCTTGTCAAGCCTGATGCTCCTGGATCCATTCGTCAGCCGACAACCCAGTACCTGTTCCCCGAGAACTGGATGACTATCCCACTCTCCATCGGCCTTCTGATGTCTCCTTGGGGTGGCCACTCAGTCTTCCCAAATATCTATCGCGATATGCGCCACCCGTACAAGTACAGGAAGGCTGTAAACGTCACATACGGCTTCACCTATCTGATCGATGTTGGCATGGCATGCGCCGGTATCCTCATGTTCGGCGACAACGTCAGGGAAGAAGTCACCAGCAACATCTTCTTGACTGCCGGCTTCCCCAAGGGAATCTCCGTATTTATTGCTATTTGCATCGCCATCATTCCCCTGACCAAGATTCCGCTCAACGCAAGGCCCATCGTCAGCACGCTGGAGGTTCTCTTCGGCCTGGACACGCGCTCATTGGCCATGTCAACATCCATGGACGGCATGTCCGGTCTCACTCGGGGAATCCTGAAAGTGTC TCAGGGTTTGAGTCGTCCCTTCCACAAGTTGCTCGTGCCTCCAACTATTCTCTGCGGAGGCAGCGTGTTCCCACAAATCAATACCATGTCGCCTTCAATTACGTATTTGATTGTGGCCGGGCTCGCTTTCCTCGCAACTTCCGAATGCGCATTTGACGCTCTTGTCAACCTCATTGCAAGCTCAAATCTCACCAGGACCGCCTTGGTAAGTGATGATGAGTCGCATGGCCTCGTACTAGTGGCCGACAACGACTTATGGACACTCGCCGTCGCGCGTGGTGCCAAGTTACTGCAGGGCATGAAAGCCAGCGATACCGAAGCTGCCACCCTCTATGGTCTAGGAACCACGGCCGAATCGCCCTTTGACGGCGATCTCATCGACGAGCTACGAGAATGGGGTTACAACGATGATAACGACGCTCTGGCTAAACAAGCAGACCCAGAATGCAACTTCGACAGTCGTGATGGGCACATGCTGGCGAAAGCATTCAGAGAGCTGAAGATCGGAACTAAGAGCAAGAACAAAGGCGGGCCCAATCAATGTTTCCTGATCGAGCACTTCGATGGCCCAGCAGTCAAGAAGGGAGACGGTGGCCAATTGCCAGCAAAGACTGATCAGCGATACGACGTATGTGGAAAAGAGTACAAAGTGACAAATGCAGAGCACAGCATAGGTGCCAACGCAGAATCTGGAGCTTTATACGTCATGCAAATATCCTCTGCCGCCAAAGCAGCACGCCAACTATGGAAACGTGCTCCCCTCGTCGAAGAGTTACCTGCTATTCGAAGCGTCTCTGACATCGCCTGGGCATTCTGGAACCGCGTACACCAAGATGGAGGACTGGACAATATCAAGTACCTGTTTTTCATGATGATCATCAACAAAGAGACAAACCAATATGTCAAACGTGCTCTGGATACACTGTCGCCCCCAAAAGAGGAAGCAGACGGTTGGGCAGGAAATGACTTTGCCATGGACACGGACGAGGGCAAAGCGCTGCTTGGCTCACCTGTTGGACGATGGGCAGGTTACTTTCTTCTACAGCATAAAAGACAGCTTGGAGGCAACAAGTATATCTCCAAGGTGAGGGTGTTCAAGAGCGAGAAGGAAGGAAGCTCGCCGTACTTTCTGTTCTATGTTGAGGGACCGGCGGCGATGGCGGAAAAGAGGGAGGAAAGAAACGAGCCTGAGATACAGAATCGGAATGAGGAACCCAAGATTGTGGGAAGAAGCGTGGATGGAAAACATATCATCAGGGAACATGTTGTCCGAGCAAGGCTGTGA
- a CDS encoding eRF1, Peptide chain release factor 1 (eRF1) — MSSGKNEQPNEAEKNIEIWKVKKLIKRLEAARGNGTSMISLIIPPKDQVSRAAKMLAEEFVRRHALRLYGCKCRRSPLS, encoded by the exons ATGTCGTCCGGGAAGAACGAGCAGCCCAACGAGGCCGAGAAGAACATTGAGATCTGGAAGGTCAAGAAGCTGATCAAGCGTCTTGAAGCCGCCCGCGGCAATGGAACCTCCATGATTTCACTCATTATTC CGCCCAAGGATCAGGTTTCGCGCGCTGCGAAGATGTTGGCTGAAGAATTCGTACGTCGACACGCTTTGCGCCTCTACGGCTGCAAATGCAGGAGGAGCCCCCTCAGCTAA
- a CDS encoding eRF1, Peptide chain release factor 1 (eRF1): MDGNGALFGTLSGNTREIVHKFSVDLPKKHGRGGQSALRFARLREEKRHNYVRKVAELAVQNFITADKVNVAGIILAGSADFKNDLNQSDLFDNRLQSKVIKVVDVSYGGENGFNQAIELAGETLSNVKFIQEKKLINEYFDHISKDSGKVCYGIDDTLKALEAGAAETLIVFENLEITRWVLKASTGDEIILHTTKQQEEDRSIFMDKETGQEMEVIDQGSMLEWLAEKYRDFGANLEFVSDRSSEGNQFVKGFGGIGAILRYALNFEQLQEFDDDEDEFYDD, translated from the exons ATGGACGGAAACGGTGCGCTCTTTGGCACGCTGTCTGGAAATACCCGTGAGATTGTCCACAA ATTCTCGGTCGATCTACCCAAGAAGCACGGCCGTGGTGGTCAGTCCGCTCTGCGTTTCGCCCGTTTGCGAGAGGAAAAGCGTCACAACTACGTCCGCAAGGTCGCCGAACTGGCAGTCCAGAACTTCATCACCGCCGACAAGGTCAACGTGGCCGGTATCATTCTCGCTGGTTCTGCCGACTTCAAGAACGACCTCAACCAATCCGACTTGTTCGACAACCGTCTGCAGTCCAAGGTCATCAAGGTGGTGGATGTATCATATGGAGGCGAGAACGGCTTCAATCAGGCTATTGAACTGGCTGGTGAAACCCTCAGCAACGTCAAGTTCATCCAGGAGAAGAAACTCATCAACGAGTACTTTGACCACATCTCCAAAGACTCTGGCAAGGTCTGCTACGGTATTGATGATACCCTGAAGGCACTTGAGGCCGGTGCTGCCGAGACTTTGATCGTCTTTGAGAACTTGGAAATCACTCGATGGGTCCTCAAGGCCTCCACCGGCGATGAGATCATCCTCCACACCACCAAGCAGCAGGAGGAAGACCGAAGCATCTTCATGGACAAGGAGACTGGTCAGGAGATGGAAGTCATTGACCAGGGCTCCATGCTCGAGTGGCTCGCCGAGAAGTATCGCGATTTTGGTGCCAACCTTGAATTCGTCTCGGATCGCTCCTCTGAGGGTAACCAGTTCGTCAAGGGATTTGGTGGTATCGGTGCCATTCTCCGCTACGCGCTCAACTTTGAGCAGCTTCAAGAGTTCGACGATGACGAAGACGAGTTCTACGATGATTGA
- a CDS encoding PheA, Prephenate dehydratase, translating into MAEEEKPVVAFLGPEGSYTHQAALTAFPASSSPVTLQPVTQIEDVFSAVQLKTAHRGVIPFENSSNGSVVFTLDLFADVAGKYPDVLVCGEAYVAVRHCLLGNSKSLKNKTARDGSPENKKEQDLTHIKTVYSHPQAWGQCKSFLSTHLTHADKQDVSSTSRAAELASQDPSGTSAALSSIMAADLFHLDVLAEGINDKLGNTTRFLIIRNKTTPPSPPCSSSLTSAHGRKSDIRDDAIAHAEPTDVLEKAKWKSLVTFTVEHSNPGALASLG; encoded by the exons ATGGCGGAGGAAGAGAAGCCAGTTGTTGCCTTTTTAGGGCCAGAGGGTAGTTATACACATCAA GCCGCCCTCACTGCCTTCCCCGCCTCGTCTAGTCCCGTAACCCTCCAGCCCGTCACCCAAATCGAAGACGTCTTCTCCGCTGTGCAGCTCAAGACCGCTCACCGTGGCGTCATTCCGTTTGAAAATAGCTCAAATGGCAGCGTAGTCTTTACCCTCGACCTCTTTGCCGACGTAGCAGGCAAATACCCCGACGTACTAGTTTGTGGGGAGGCATATGTAGCTGTACGACATTGTCTGTTAGGGAATTCGAAATCCCTCAAAAACAAGACTGCGAGAGATGGAAGCCCCGAAAATAAAAAAGAACAAGACTTGACACACATCAAAACCGTCTACTCCCATCCCCAAGCCTGGGGCCAGTGCAAGTCCTTCCTCTCCACCCACCTCACCCACGCCGACAAACAAGACGTAAGCTCCACATCGCGCGCCGCCGAACTCGCCAGCCAGGACCCCTCCGGTACCTCAGCTGCCCTCTCCAGTATCATGGCCGCCGACCTCTTCCACCTCGACGTGCTAGCCGAAGGCATAAACGACAAATTAGGAAATACAACTCGCTTCCTCATCATCCGTAATAAAACTACACCACCATCCCCTCCTTGCTCATCGTCTCTCACCTCAGCCCACGGCCGCAAATCCGACATCCGCGACGACGCCATTGCCCACGCAGAACCAACAGATGTGCTCGAAAAGGCAAAATGGAAATCCCTCGTTACTTTTACCGTCGAGCATTCTAATCCCGGCGCGCTGGCGAGCT TGGGGTGA
- a CDS encoding SerS, Seryl-tRNA synthetase — protein MLDINDFIKERGGHPEKIRESQKKRCAPVEIVDEIIADFEGKKNWKLAYIAILTYTMYRPPSHTIRCNTKKNKEDATELLEEKKRLEAEKKEKDAEAAEKLAKLHAKAKSVGNYVYKDVPVSDNEDNNAVQKTWAPEGRKAEFKADGIPHHGVLARLNGYDPERGTKIVGHRGYCLTGYGVFLNQALINYGLEFLFSKGFTPNQPPFFMLRDQMAKTAQLSDFDEELYKVTESKDKPETDKYLIATSEQPISALHSEEWLHSDQLPIKYAGYSTNFRKEAGSHGKDAWGIFRIHQFEKVEQFLLTHPEKSWEAFDEMLANSEEFYQSLGLPYQVVAIVSGALNNAASMKRDLEAWFPVTGGGEYKELVSISNCTDYQTRELEIRHGIKKLNATRKEYVHALNGTLCATERTLCCILENYQTPEGFTVPEVLRKYIPGQPEFLPFVKEWKAPKDDKPLPDRTK, from the exons ATGCTCGACAT AAACGATTTCATCAAGGAGCGCGGCGGTCACCCAGAG AAAATTCGCGAGTCACAAAAAAAGCGATGCGCGCCCGTAGAGATTGTTGACGAGATCATTGCCGACTTCGAAGGCAAGAAGAACTGGAAGTTGGCATACATAGCGATTTTGACTTACACCATGTATAGACCACCGTCGCACACAATACGATGCAACACA aagaagaacaaggaAGATGCAACCGAGCTGCttgaggagaagaagagactcgaggcggagaagaaggaaaaggaCGCCGAAGCCGCCGAGAAACTGGCCAAACTGCACGCAAAGGCAAAGAGCGTCGGCAACTACGTGTACAAGGACGTCCCAGTGAGCGACAACGAGGATAACAACGCGGTTCAGAAAACATGGGCACCGGAGGGACGGAAAGCCGAGTTCAAGGCAGACGGCATACCACATCATGGTGTGTTGGCTCGACTAAACGGTTACGACCCGGAGCGAGGCACAAAGATTGTAGGGCATCGTGGATACTGTCTGACTGGATATGGTGTCTTCCTCAACCAGGCACTTATCAACTACGGATTGGAGTTTTTG TTCAGCAAAGGTTTTACCCCTAACCAGCCTCCCTTCTTCATGCTCCGAGATCAAATGGCCAAGACTGCGCAACTGTCGGACTTTGATGAGGAACTATACAAGGTTACTGAGAGCAAGGACAAGCCTGAGACCGACAAGTACCTCATTGCTACGTCAGAGCAACCCATATCGGCTCTCCATTCGGAGGAGTGGCTGCACAGCGATCAGTTACCGATCAAGTACGCTGGTTACTCGACCAATTTCCGGAAAGAAGCTGGTTCGCACGGCAAGGACGCGTGGGGTATCTTCCGTATACACCAGTTCGAAAAGGTGGAGCAATTCCTCCTCACACACCCTGAGAAGTCATGGGAGGCTTTTGACGAGATGCTTGCCAACTCAGAAGAGTTTTACCAGAGTCTCGGGCTGCCTTACCAGGTCGTTGCCATTGTTTCGGGAGCATTGAACAACGCTGCCTCGATGAAGCGCGATCTAGAGGCATGGTTCCCTGTcacaggtggaggagagTACAAGGAGCTCGTATCCATCTCCAACTGCACGGACTACCAGACACGCGAGCTGGAAATCAGACATGGTATTAAGAAGCTCAACGCTACACGTAAGGAGTACGTCCACGCCCTCAACGGAACTCTCTGCGCCACTGAGCGAACTCTCTGCTGCATCCTTGAAAACTACCAGACACCTGAAGGTTTCACCGTTCCTGAAGTCCTGCGCAAGTACATCCCTGGTCAACCCGAGTTCCTTCCTTTCGTCAAGGAGTGGAAAGCTCCCAAGGATGACAAGCCCCTCCCCGACCGGACAAAGTAG